One genomic window of Polyangium aurulentum includes the following:
- a CDS encoding restriction endonuclease: protein MPNLPEQGRWILVRVKEGAYDFAPVRLSEHQGPDYGHIVPVEPVRDPSGKIGIVDPNNKLVDARLRATVRNLSRMWSIDALGKAVDVLVEAIEKGLDTRRPQPKDEKAETFFEAIKKAAWQEIETKYHAAELEHLVHRVLACIYEGGRVEHWGGVGEKGADLIVYTRDPLGLEYKIGVQVKRFGGVHDDIHALRQIEQAKEHHRIDAGVIVTTAVETSDAFEEKRAELESTLGIDIRVITRDELIELVMKHSGTARIVDGRAIADLLRASPQSDTLQEHTPVTDRVYEEIERLVEVEGHPSSFGVWHQNRGGGSHLIHIEVSGAMTEATVRAVETRLRRLIPSATSERIEVNVAAATTTIKAVVQVPS from the coding sequence GTGCCGAACCTGCCCGAGCAAGGTCGCTGGATCCTCGTCCGCGTGAAAGAAGGCGCTTACGATTTTGCTCCTGTTCGACTTTCCGAACACCAAGGTCCCGATTACGGCCACATCGTTCCTGTCGAACCCGTCCGTGATCCGAGTGGAAAGATCGGCATCGTCGACCCGAACAACAAGCTCGTCGATGCGCGACTGCGCGCCACGGTGCGAAACTTGTCGAGGATGTGGTCCATCGACGCGCTCGGCAAAGCCGTGGACGTCCTCGTCGAGGCCATCGAAAAGGGTCTGGACACACGGAGACCACAACCCAAAGACGAGAAGGCGGAGACGTTCTTCGAGGCGATCAAGAAGGCCGCCTGGCAAGAGATCGAGACCAAGTACCACGCGGCCGAGCTCGAGCACCTCGTGCATCGCGTGTTGGCGTGCATCTACGAGGGCGGGCGCGTCGAGCACTGGGGCGGCGTCGGCGAGAAGGGCGCAGACCTCATCGTCTATACGCGTGATCCGCTCGGGCTCGAGTACAAGATTGGCGTGCAAGTGAAGCGCTTCGGCGGCGTTCACGATGACATTCACGCGCTCCGGCAGATCGAGCAGGCGAAAGAGCATCACAGGATCGATGCAGGGGTGATCGTCACGACGGCCGTGGAGACGAGCGACGCGTTCGAGGAAAAACGCGCAGAGCTCGAGAGCACGCTCGGGATCGACATCCGCGTCATCACACGCGACGAGCTGATCGAACTCGTGATGAAGCACTCCGGCACGGCGCGGATCGTAGACGGTCGGGCCATCGCGGACCTGCTACGCGCGAGCCCCCAAAGCGACACGCTGCAAGAACACACGCCAGTAACAGACCGCGTCTACGAGGAGATCGAGCGTTTGGTCGAGGTGGAAGGACATCCCTCCAGTTTCGGCGTATGGCACCAGAACCGCGGAGGAGGCTCGCACCTGATCCACATCGAGGTATCCGGGGCCATGACGGAAGCGACCGTCCGTGCCGTCGAGACGCGCTTGCGGCGCTTGATCCCGAGTGCCACCTCGGAACGGATCGAAGTCAACGTGGCGGCTGCAACCACGACCATCAAGGCCGTGGTACAAGTGCCTTCGTGA
- a CDS encoding SDR family NAD(P)-dependent oxidoreductase, giving the protein MTHPALTPGAVAVVTGGASGIGLAAAKKLASLGLRVCIADLGADRLARAREAIASVASGGDADVMTSETDVGSVEALVALEAAVAARFGGTNILMNNAGIGPRSTALGPAESWARTLDVNLWGVIHGTQVFVPRMLERGLPGLVINTGSKQGITTPPGNPAYNVSKAGVKAFTEALEHELRNTPGCQLRAHLLIPGFVFTELTASGRTDKPAGAWTPEQTIDFMMERLVANDFYILCPDNEVPRSLDERRILWAAGDIVENRPPLSRWHPDYAEAFKTFASQKK; this is encoded by the coding sequence ATGACTCACCCCGCTCTCACTCCGGGCGCCGTTGCCGTCGTCACGGGCGGCGCCTCTGGTATTGGCCTCGCTGCGGCGAAGAAGCTCGCGTCGCTCGGCCTTCGTGTCTGCATCGCCGACCTCGGCGCCGACCGCCTTGCACGGGCGCGTGAGGCGATTGCCTCGGTGGCGAGCGGCGGCGACGCCGACGTGATGACCTCCGAGACCGACGTCGGCAGCGTGGAGGCGCTCGTCGCGCTCGAAGCCGCCGTGGCCGCGCGGTTTGGCGGAACGAACATTCTCATGAACAACGCCGGCATCGGGCCGCGAAGCACCGCGCTTGGGCCTGCGGAGAGCTGGGCGCGGACGCTCGACGTGAACCTCTGGGGCGTCATCCACGGCACGCAGGTGTTCGTGCCGCGGATGCTCGAACGTGGGTTGCCTGGGCTCGTGATCAATACCGGCTCGAAGCAAGGCATCACCACGCCGCCTGGAAACCCGGCATACAACGTCTCGAAGGCCGGCGTGAAGGCCTTCACCGAGGCGCTCGAGCACGAGCTCCGCAACACCCCGGGCTGTCAGCTCCGGGCGCACTTGCTCATCCCTGGCTTCGTCTTCACCGAGCTCACCGCGTCCGGTCGTACCGACAAACCCGCCGGGGCGTGGACGCCGGAGCAGACCATCGATTTCATGATGGAGCGCCTGGTCGCGAATGACTTCTACATTCTTTGCCCTGACAACGAGGTCCCGCGCTCGCTCGACGAGCGCCGCATTCTCTGGGCAGCCGGCGATATCGTCGAGAACCGTCCGCCGCTCTCGCGTTGGCACCCGGACTACGCCGAGGCATTCAAGACGTTCGCGTCGCAGAAGAAATGA
- a CDS encoding PAS domain-containing protein yields the protein MLKDTSSSGSSSHSVAGPWSALDALTDPVALVDARGAARYANRAWYRLSGDGEPELRSRELDGSTPPDAMLAIHEMDRAAMRAGIDAVLSGSRERFDLELRTSLTANEEPRWLSLVVTPCQVDPEGGALVHLRDVTTQKNTQSALRASEAGLLWAQRIGNMGNWDWDIPTGGLTWSEQIFRIFGHEPGKFAVSHQAFLDTIHPDDREMVMAAVNKTVEERAPFSLEHRIVLPTGEIRVVHEQGKVFYSDSGVPLRMLGTVQDVTERRQSADIIRLQADLNERLERIVTERTEELQRANALLEQELTAREEAERARAALQDEVIRVQRALLEELSTPLIPIREDIVVLPLIGVVDARRAEQMLETVLHAAVGKQTRVVIIDITGVKQMDALVANTLMRTAQALALVGAEVVLTGIRSDVARTLIELDVSLSSLVVRGTLERGIAYATGGGERRR from the coding sequence ATGTTGAAGGACACGTCGTCGTCGGGGAGCTCGTCCCATTCTGTCGCGGGGCCCTGGTCTGCGCTCGATGCGCTCACGGATCCGGTTGCGCTCGTCGACGCGCGCGGGGCAGCTCGCTACGCCAATCGCGCATGGTACCGGCTCTCCGGCGACGGCGAGCCCGAGCTACGGAGCCGCGAGCTCGACGGCTCCACGCCCCCGGATGCCATGCTCGCCATTCACGAGATGGACCGAGCGGCCATGCGTGCTGGCATCGACGCGGTGCTCTCGGGCAGCCGTGAACGCTTCGACCTGGAGCTCCGTACGAGCCTCACGGCGAACGAGGAGCCGAGATGGCTCTCGCTCGTCGTGACGCCGTGCCAGGTCGACCCGGAAGGCGGGGCGCTCGTCCATCTACGCGATGTGACCACGCAGAAAAATACGCAAAGCGCGCTCCGTGCGAGTGAGGCGGGTCTGCTTTGGGCACAACGCATTGGGAACATGGGCAATTGGGACTGGGACATCCCCACGGGGGGCTTGACCTGGTCCGAGCAGATTTTCCGCATCTTTGGCCACGAGCCGGGGAAATTCGCCGTCAGCCATCAGGCTTTCCTCGACACGATTCATCCCGACGATCGCGAGATGGTCATGGCGGCCGTGAACAAGACCGTGGAAGAGCGCGCCCCGTTTAGCCTCGAGCACCGCATCGTGCTGCCTACGGGCGAGATCCGCGTCGTCCACGAGCAGGGCAAGGTCTTCTACAGCGATTCGGGAGTTCCCCTGCGGATGCTCGGTACCGTGCAGGATGTCACGGAGCGCAGACAGTCTGCCGATATCATTCGCCTTCAGGCTGACCTCAATGAACGCCTGGAGCGGATCGTCACCGAGCGCACGGAGGAGCTCCAGCGCGCGAATGCGCTCCTCGAGCAAGAGCTCACGGCGCGCGAGGAGGCCGAGCGGGCGCGTGCTGCCTTGCAGGACGAGGTGATCCGCGTGCAGCGCGCGCTCCTCGAAGAGCTGTCCACGCCCCTCATCCCCATTCGCGAGGACATCGTGGTGCTGCCGCTCATTGGCGTCGTCGACGCCCGGCGCGCCGAGCAGATGCTGGAGACGGTGCTGCATGCGGCCGTGGGGAAGCAGACGCGGGTGGTGATCATCGATATCACCGGCGTCAAACAGATGGACGCCCTCGTCGCCAATACGCTCATGCGGACCGCGCAGGCGCTCGCGCTCGTCGGTGCGGAGGTCGTGCTCACGGGGATCCGATCGGATGTCGCTCGAACCTTGATCGAGCTCGATGTGTCCCTCTCGTCGCTGGTCGTTCGCGGCACGCTGGAGCGCGGTATCGCATACGCCACGGGTGGGGGCGAGCGACGGCGCTGA
- a CDS encoding DUF433 domain-containing protein, with amino-acid sequence MTQPSDIYGDRPPEELPAYPLPRAAGIVRLPASTLRLWAAGDGAHDALFKPASRSPMLLSFSNLIEAFVLASMRRVHGISMQRVRKALRFVGKELGYPRPLIHARFRTDGVNLFVQQADRLLDVSAKGQAVLREVLDESLRRIDWEGDFAARLYPWVREGDLKQQPKTIVVDPRRGFGHPVIAGTGIEARVVAGRHRAGESILVLAKDYGVGIEQIEDAIRCETREAA; translated from the coding sequence GTGACGCAGCCCTCGGACATCTACGGCGACCGCCCCCCGGAGGAGCTCCCCGCGTACCCGCTCCCACGCGCGGCGGGGATCGTCCGCCTGCCGGCCTCCACCCTCCGGCTCTGGGCGGCTGGAGACGGCGCGCACGACGCCCTCTTCAAGCCCGCGTCGCGCTCGCCGATGCTGCTCTCGTTCTCGAACCTGATCGAAGCGTTCGTGCTCGCCTCGATGCGGCGCGTGCACGGCATCTCGATGCAAAGGGTCCGCAAGGCCCTGCGATTCGTCGGCAAGGAGCTCGGCTACCCGCGGCCTCTCATCCACGCCCGCTTCCGCACGGACGGCGTGAACCTCTTCGTTCAGCAGGCAGACCGACTGCTCGACGTCTCGGCCAAGGGGCAGGCCGTGTTGCGCGAGGTGCTCGATGAGAGCCTGCGGCGCATCGACTGGGAAGGGGACTTCGCGGCGCGTCTCTACCCGTGGGTGCGCGAGGGCGACCTCAAACAGCAGCCGAAGACGATCGTCGTCGATCCGCGTCGCGGCTTCGGACATCCGGTCATCGCGGGCACAGGCATCGAGGCACGCGTCGTGGCGGGGCGGCATCGCGCCGGCGAGTCGATACTCGTACTGGCGAAGGACTACGGGGTCGGCATCGAGCAGATCGAGGATGCAATCCGATGCGAGACACGTGAAGCTGCGTGA